A region from the Caldicellulosiruptor naganoensis genome encodes:
- a CDS encoding sensor histidine kinase, with translation MGKSKGILDRFLKYYRSISIDKKFLAVAYIQIFIPIILIGVVSFRISSDLIFEKYIGYTSDVIKTARLRIVDKINELNLITQDVLYQSELYNILEKAQRKIDYYDDVASFTNKLRKIILGHRDIQSIGIFTKDKKLCIVDNTSQKKGLDEIVPLAITFERLYHIASNGDGKPVWYVANIDGENENNPVVLIVRLINNPRTLKFQGILAIMVNTELFTKTFSELVAEKSQAISLIGQNTFVCTKGQLNKQEVMKLTDSIKNENGVVTYTSKESIVNILPIKEVNWYIVTSIPVKVLFRDIDKLRIWLIILCFLSFMITSATALLLSMDFLKPISAIVEATKKVRSGEYTTINDLERKDELGLLIENFNSMVQKINHLINSIYKEQITRKEAEIKALQSQLNPHFLFNILESINWLAQLNGVSQISDVVIALSRLLEVNLKEEKFLPLEEELKYITSYISILKINFGEENLKLEIDADKKALKFRIPKLLIQPLVENSVFHGIRPKGRGKIFIGCYVFDEKLNIIVKDDGIGMNPEKLNKIRDGLADELEFDQEEKSYTRIGLLNVVKRLKLIYGSNAHFSIESVPNKGTTIKIEILVEAIEKVYEDNLEYL, from the coding sequence ATGGGAAAAAGTAAAGGAATTTTGGATAGATTTTTAAAATATTACAGAAGCATTTCAATAGACAAGAAATTTTTGGCAGTTGCATATATTCAAATCTTTATTCCAATAATACTGATAGGTGTTGTAAGCTTTAGAATTTCTTCCGACCTGATTTTCGAAAAGTATATTGGTTACACCTCTGATGTTATAAAAACTGCAAGATTGAGAATTGTTGATAAAATAAATGAATTAAATCTGATTACCCAAGATGTATTGTATCAAAGTGAGTTATATAATATACTTGAAAAAGCCCAAAGAAAAATTGACTATTACGACGATGTTGCCTCATTTACGAATAAACTTAGAAAGATAATCTTAGGACATCGCGATATACAATCTATTGGAATTTTTACAAAAGACAAGAAACTGTGTATAGTTGACAACACATCTCAGAAAAAGGGACTTGATGAGATTGTACCACTGGCCATTACATTTGAGAGACTCTACCACATAGCATCAAACGGCGATGGAAAACCTGTATGGTATGTTGCAAATATCGATGGTGAAAACGAAAATAACCCAGTTGTTCTTATTGTAAGGCTCATTAATAATCCTAGGACGTTAAAATTTCAAGGAATTTTAGCAATTATGGTAAATACCGAACTGTTTACAAAGACATTTTCAGAGCTTGTTGCAGAAAAAAGTCAAGCAATTTCGCTCATTGGTCAAAACACCTTCGTTTGTACAAAAGGACAGCTCAACAAACAAGAGGTTATGAAGCTTACCGATAGTATAAAAAACGAAAATGGCGTTGTTACATATACCTCGAAAGAGTCTATTGTAAATATCTTGCCAATAAAAGAAGTAAATTGGTATATTGTAACATCAATACCTGTAAAAGTTCTTTTTAGAGACATAGATAAACTTCGCATATGGTTAATTATCCTTTGCTTTTTATCTTTCATGATAACGTCTGCTACAGCTCTTTTACTCTCTATGGATTTTTTAAAACCAATCTCGGCTATTGTTGAGGCAACAAAAAAAGTAAGAAGTGGGGAGTATACCACAATAAATGACCTTGAGAGAAAAGATGAGCTTGGGCTTTTAATTGAGAACTTCAATAGCATGGTGCAGAAGATAAATCATCTTATAAATTCTATCTACAAAGAGCAAATAACGAGAAAAGAAGCTGAAATAAAAGCGCTGCAAAGTCAGCTCAATCCTCATTTTTTATTTAACATATTAGAATCAATTAACTGGCTTGCGCAGCTAAACGGGGTATCTCAAATTAGTGATGTTGTGATAGCCCTCTCAAGACTTTTAGAGGTGAATTTGAAAGAAGAAAAATTCTTGCCTCTTGAAGAGGAGCTAAAATACATAACTTCGTACATTTCTATTTTAAAGATAAACTTTGGAGAGGAAAATCTGAAACTTGAGATTGACGCAGACAAAAAGGCTTTAAAGTTTAGAATTCCAAAACTCTTGATTCAACCGCTTGTAGAAAACTCTGTTTTTCATGGGATAAGACCAAAAGGGAGAGGCAAGATTTTTATTGGATGTTATGTGTTTGATGAAAAGCTCAACATAATTGTGAAAGACGACGGGATAGGGATGAATCCAGAAAAATTAAATAAAATTCGTGATGGTCTTGCAGATGAGCTTGAGTTTGACCAAGAAGAAAAATCATACACAAGAATTGGACTTCTGAATGTTGTAAAGAGATTAAAATTGATATATGGTAGTAATGCTCACTTTTCAATCGAGAGTGTGCCTAATAAGGGCACCACAATAAAGATAGAAATTTTGGTTGAGGCAATAGAAAAAGTCTATGAAGATAACTTAGAATACTTGTAA